The following proteins are co-located in the Paludibaculum fermentans genome:
- a CDS encoding TIGR03435 family protein, with protein sequence MKSSFACALILSCCAAFGQQAAGTLAFEVASIKLSEPQQMGRIRIMMNTDGGMLRYSNVSLKDCVRNAFRVKEFQIEGPEWMGNQRFDIVAKFPEGATEKQVPEMLQALLTERFKLTVHRNTKEGAIYALVAGKNGPKLKPAETTAPAAAPDAKTPGGAPPRGGVMMSMGPEGAHLKAPSVTVSGLAEMISRFAERPVVDMTGIEGQYDFDLVFTPETMRGMPGGGRGPMGGPGAGGPPPGGGAPPSDIPVERAGSIYDSVQQYGLKLEPRKAPMEMLVVDHIEKTPTEN encoded by the coding sequence ATGAAATCCAGTTTCGCCTGTGCACTGATCCTTTCCTGCTGTGCTGCGTTCGGCCAGCAGGCGGCCGGGACGCTCGCGTTTGAGGTGGCCTCGATCAAACTGTCCGAGCCTCAACAGATGGGCCGAATCCGCATCATGATGAACACGGACGGAGGGATGCTGCGCTACTCCAACGTCTCGCTGAAGGACTGTGTCCGCAATGCTTTCAGGGTGAAGGAGTTTCAGATTGAAGGTCCGGAGTGGATGGGAAACCAGCGTTTCGACATCGTGGCGAAGTTCCCCGAGGGTGCGACGGAGAAACAGGTGCCTGAGATGCTGCAGGCGCTGCTGACGGAACGTTTCAAGCTCACGGTCCATAGGAACACCAAGGAGGGCGCAATCTATGCCCTGGTGGCAGGCAAGAACGGTCCGAAACTGAAACCCGCCGAAACGACCGCACCCGCCGCCGCTCCGGACGCCAAAACGCCCGGCGGCGCACCGCCCAGGGGCGGTGTGATGATGTCAATGGGGCCGGAGGGCGCGCACCTAAAGGCTCCTTCCGTGACGGTGTCCGGCCTGGCTGAGATGATCTCCCGCTTTGCCGAGCGTCCGGTGGTCGATATGACCGGGATCGAGGGCCAGTATGACTTCGACCTGGTCTTTACGCCTGAAACCATGCGCGGCATGCCTGGCGGCGGACGTGGACCGATGGGCGGCCCCGGAGCTGGAGGCCCGCCGCCCGGAGGCGGAGCCCCACCCAGTGATATCCCTGTCGAACGGGCTGGATCGATCTACGATTCAGTGCAGCAATATGGCCTCAAGCTGGAGCCGCGCAAGGCGCCGATGGAAATGCTGGTGGTTGACCACATCGAGAAGACGCCCACCGAGAACTAG
- a CDS encoding response regulator transcription factor encodes MSHRILFVEDEAAFAVGMIDRLESEGYTVEWAQTGIAGYELALTRHFDLIVLDVMLPGKNGFDICRDLRREGQNVPVLMLTARGEVVDRVVGLKLGADDYVQKNCEPVELMARIEALLRRSAVPATVTAERAEFGDLRIDLRRHEVSRAGKPLSLSPVEFRLLEYLIERRGTVITREELLENVWNLSGDTLSRTVDVHVAGLRKKIEADPRYPRLLLTVKGAGYKLSI; translated from the coding sequence ATGAGCCACCGCATACTGTTCGTCGAAGACGAAGCCGCCTTTGCGGTGGGGATGATCGACCGACTGGAATCAGAGGGCTACACGGTGGAGTGGGCCCAGACGGGCATTGCCGGCTATGAACTGGCGCTCACACGGCATTTTGACCTGATCGTCCTCGACGTAATGCTGCCAGGCAAGAACGGGTTCGATATCTGCCGGGACCTGCGGCGGGAAGGCCAGAATGTGCCGGTTCTGATGCTGACGGCGCGCGGTGAAGTGGTCGACCGGGTGGTGGGTCTCAAGCTGGGCGCCGACGACTATGTGCAGAAGAACTGCGAGCCGGTGGAACTGATGGCTCGCATTGAGGCGCTGCTGCGGAGGTCGGCTGTTCCGGCAACGGTCACGGCGGAGCGAGCGGAGTTTGGAGACCTGCGGATTGACCTTCGCCGGCACGAGGTGAGCCGAGCCGGCAAACCGTTGTCGCTGTCACCGGTGGAATTCCGGCTGCTCGAGTACCTGATCGAACGCCGTGGCACGGTGATCACGCGGGAAGAACTGCTGGAGAATGTGTGGAACCTGAGTGGGGATACGCTGAGCAGGACGGTGGATGTGCATGTCGCCGGGCTGCGCAAAAAGATTGAGGCCGATCCCCGGTATCCGCGCCTGCTGCTGACGGTTAAGGGCGCAGGCTACAAACTTTCCATCTGA
- a CDS encoding outer membrane beta-barrel protein, with translation MDSRRIRHYLGLCAVVCILLPLVQASEHRGRVTFKMRPVPGATVSASREGRTATAVTDSEGRYTFPDLMDGTWAVQVKMFGFELMRQEVTVAAGSAAREWALTLLSMERIKAEIQVAVAPPKAVSAVRPATAPEVAAKPEPRKAATTAPVNGDDEMSQRAADGLLINGSVNNGAASNFGQAAAFGNNRFGGKGLYNGGLGMSLGNSAFDARPYSLTGQNTPKASYNRLTGMASLGGPLKIPHLLKNGPMLFAGYQWTRNNDATTATSLVPTAGQRNGAFGESIIDPLTGTFFPGNAIPQNRISPQARVLLNYYPQPNFGGNGGYNFQVPLLNPTHQDALQTRASKTLGRSNQVSGQFSFQRTRADDPSLFGFLDKRNLQGINSGANWTHRFSQRLFLNMGVQFSRMSTRVTPFFANRVNVSGEAGITGNNQDPANWGPPALSFSSGIAGLSDAQSSFNRSQTSGLSASMLWTYGAHNVAFGGDIRRQQFNYLSQQDPRGTFTFTGAGTGSDFADFLLGTPRTSSIAFGNADKYFRQTVYDAYITDDWRLNHAFTLNGGVRWDYGAPITERQNRLVNLDIAPAFTVAAPVLASNPKGAVSGRQYPNSLLRPFKQGFSPRIGIAWKPLAGSSMIVRAGYGIYYDTSVYPSLATRMAQQPPLSTTASVQNSDANPITLANGFSSATSGSNNTIAIDPDFRPGYAQNWQLSVQRDLPGSMQMTATYAGIKGTHAMQAVLPNTFPIGAVNPCPACPSGFAYLQSSGNSSRQAAHVQLRRRLRGGFTASTQYVFSKSIDNAAALGGQGGGANGQGSGGQNQMGAQPASALTGLGGLSIAQNWRDTGSERSRSNFDQRHLLTAQVQYTSGVGLSGGSFLNGWKGRLLKEWSLATQITAGSGLPQTPVYLAAVEGTGVTGTIRPDYTGAALYDAAPGHFLNPAAYSTPKPGAWGTAGRNTITGPSQFTLSASMARTFRLTDRFNVDLRLDSVNLLNRVNYTTWNTTVNGAQFGLPAAANAMRSIQTTLRVRF, from the coding sequence ATGGATTCCCGACGCATCCGCCACTACCTTGGACTCTGCGCGGTGGTTTGTATTTTGCTTCCGCTCGTCCAGGCCTCCGAACACCGGGGCCGCGTGACATTCAAAATGCGCCCCGTACCCGGTGCGACAGTATCCGCCAGCCGGGAAGGCAGAACCGCCACAGCGGTCACCGATTCAGAGGGCCGGTACACTTTCCCGGACCTGATGGATGGCACCTGGGCGGTCCAGGTGAAGATGTTCGGGTTTGAGTTGATGCGGCAGGAGGTAACGGTTGCCGCCGGCTCCGCGGCCCGGGAATGGGCACTGACCCTGCTGTCGATGGAGCGGATCAAAGCCGAAATCCAGGTAGCAGTCGCTCCTCCCAAGGCGGTCTCCGCGGTGCGGCCCGCGACGGCACCGGAAGTAGCGGCAAAGCCCGAACCTCGCAAGGCGGCCACCACGGCGCCCGTCAATGGCGACGACGAAATGAGCCAACGGGCCGCCGACGGGCTGCTGATTAACGGCAGCGTAAACAACGGCGCGGCTTCCAACTTCGGACAGGCGGCGGCGTTCGGGAACAACCGCTTTGGGGGTAAAGGACTGTACAACGGGGGCCTGGGCATGTCTCTGGGCAACTCGGCTTTTGATGCCCGGCCCTATTCGCTCACCGGCCAGAACACGCCCAAGGCGAGCTACAACCGGCTGACTGGAATGGCGAGCCTCGGCGGGCCGCTGAAGATTCCCCATCTACTCAAGAATGGTCCGATGTTGTTCGCCGGCTATCAATGGACCCGGAATAACGACGCGACCACCGCGACATCGCTCGTGCCCACCGCGGGGCAGCGGAACGGAGCATTTGGGGAGAGTATCATCGATCCTCTCACGGGGACTTTCTTCCCCGGCAATGCCATTCCCCAGAATCGAATCAGCCCGCAAGCGCGCGTTCTTCTGAACTACTACCCTCAGCCTAACTTCGGCGGCAACGGCGGGTATAACTTCCAGGTGCCGCTGCTGAATCCCACGCATCAGGACGCGCTGCAGACGCGCGCGTCGAAGACATTGGGCCGGAGCAACCAGGTATCCGGCCAATTCAGTTTCCAACGCACACGAGCAGACGACCCTAGTCTATTCGGCTTTCTCGATAAGCGGAATCTTCAAGGGATCAATAGTGGGGCCAACTGGACCCATCGATTCAGCCAGCGACTGTTTCTGAACATGGGCGTGCAGTTCAGCCGGATGTCGACGCGGGTGACGCCTTTCTTCGCGAACCGGGTAAACGTGTCGGGCGAGGCCGGCATCACGGGCAACAACCAGGATCCGGCGAACTGGGGTCCGCCTGCGCTGAGTTTCTCCAGCGGTATCGCGGGTCTTTCGGATGCGCAGAGTTCCTTCAACCGAAGCCAGACGAGCGGACTCTCCGCCTCGATGCTCTGGACGTACGGTGCTCACAATGTCGCGTTCGGGGGTGACATCCGAAGGCAACAATTCAATTACCTTTCCCAGCAGGATCCGCGCGGCACATTCACGTTCACCGGGGCCGGGACGGGTTCGGACTTTGCCGACTTCCTGCTTGGCACTCCGCGCACCAGTTCCATCGCGTTCGGCAATGCGGATAAGTACTTCCGGCAGACGGTCTATGACGCCTACATTACCGACGACTGGAGGCTCAACCATGCCTTTACCCTGAACGGGGGCGTGCGCTGGGATTACGGGGCTCCCATCACTGAGCGGCAAAACCGCCTGGTGAACCTGGACATCGCGCCGGCTTTCACGGTGGCGGCGCCGGTGTTGGCGAGCAATCCGAAGGGAGCCGTAAGCGGGCGGCAATACCCAAACTCGCTGCTCCGCCCGTTCAAGCAGGGATTCTCGCCGCGCATCGGCATTGCCTGGAAGCCTCTGGCTGGTTCGTCAATGATCGTGCGGGCCGGGTACGGGATCTACTACGACACCTCAGTTTATCCGTCCCTGGCCACCCGGATGGCGCAGCAACCGCCTCTTTCGACGACGGCCAGCGTTCAGAACAGTGACGCAAATCCGATCACCTTGGCGAACGGCTTCAGCTCGGCCACCTCCGGCAGCAACAATACGATCGCGATTGATCCGGACTTCCGGCCCGGCTATGCGCAAAACTGGCAACTCAGCGTACAGCGGGATCTGCCGGGTTCAATGCAGATGACTGCGACGTATGCGGGCATCAAGGGAACCCACGCCATGCAGGCAGTCCTGCCGAACACGTTTCCGATCGGCGCGGTAAACCCCTGCCCGGCCTGTCCCAGCGGCTTCGCCTATTTGCAGTCGAGCGGCAATTCCAGCCGTCAGGCGGCCCACGTTCAACTCCGGCGGCGGCTCCGCGGGGGCTTCACGGCATCGACGCAGTATGTCTTCTCGAAATCGATCGACAATGCGGCGGCACTTGGAGGACAGGGCGGCGGAGCGAACGGTCAAGGGTCCGGCGGGCAGAATCAGATGGGTGCGCAACCGGCCTCGGCATTGACCGGGCTCGGCGGCCTTTCCATCGCACAGAACTGGCGGGATACAGGCTCGGAACGCAGCCGGTCGAATTTCGACCAGCGGCACCTGCTCACAGCGCAGGTGCAATACACCTCAGGCGTGGGTCTCAGCGGCGGCAGCTTCCTGAACGGGTGGAAAGGCAGGCTCCTGAAGGAATGGAGCCTGGCGACGCAGATCACGGCAGGCAGCGGGTTGCCGCAGACGCCTGTCTACCTGGCAGCGGTTGAAGGGACTGGAGTCACCGGTACCATCAGGCCCGACTACACGGGCGCAGCGCTCTATGATGCGGCTCCCGGCCACTTCCTCAACCCGGCTGCCTACTCGACACCCAAGCCCGGAGCCTGGGGCACGGCCGGCCGGAATACGATTACCGGCCCCTCGCAGTTCACCCTGAGTGCGTCGATGGCCCGGACTTTCCGGCTGACGGACCGCTTCAATGTTGATCTGCGGTTGGACTCAGTGAACCTGCTGAACCGGGTGAATTACACAACCTGGAATACGACGGTGAATGGCGCCCAATTCGGCCTGCCCGCGGCAGCAAACGCGATGCGGAGCATACAGACGACTTTGCGGGTGAGGTTCTGA
- a CDS encoding GNAT family N-acetyltransferase, with the protein MAHASGLDFLCFREARSLDIPALRHLIESSVRGLQAADYSPEQIAGAIGPVFGVDTQLIADRTYYVVESPSAGLVGCGGWSKRKTLFGSDQASVREDAFLDPAVDAAKIRAFFIHPDWARMGIGTRILDACEASARDAGFRRFEMGATLTGEKLYRTRGYVAVQRIEVSLPNGATLPVIRMCKDADW; encoded by the coding sequence ATGGCCCACGCGTCCGGCTTGGACTTCCTCTGCTTCCGCGAAGCGCGCTCCTTGGACATTCCGGCTCTGCGCCATCTGATCGAGTCTTCTGTTCGCGGATTGCAGGCCGCCGACTACTCGCCCGAACAAATCGCTGGAGCCATTGGCCCCGTCTTCGGCGTCGACACGCAATTGATCGCCGATCGGACTTACTACGTAGTCGAATCACCTTCTGCTGGTTTGGTCGGCTGCGGAGGCTGGAGTAAACGCAAAACCCTATTCGGTAGCGATCAGGCCAGCGTCCGCGAAGACGCGTTTCTGGATCCCGCCGTGGACGCCGCGAAGATCCGTGCCTTCTTCATTCATCCGGACTGGGCCCGAATGGGCATCGGCACCAGGATCCTCGACGCCTGCGAAGCCTCAGCCCGCGACGCCGGGTTCCGCCGTTTCGAGATGGGCGCGACTCTAACGGGCGAGAAGCTCTACCGCACGAGGGGTTATGTCGCGGTACAGCGGATCGAAGTGTCGCTCCCTAATGGCGCCACACTTCCGGTGATCCGAATGTGCAAAGACGCGGATTGGTGA
- a CDS encoding DUF1801 domain-containing protein, with protein sequence MKSNSAGPRSLKPKQAVDQSVESFLATLDHPRKPEILALRELILSADPNIREAIKWNAPSFYTTEHFATMNLRAKNGLGLILHFGAKKNAISKTGVPIPDPHSLLEWLAKDRALVTFRDLKDLDAKGDAFTNLLREWIRHL encoded by the coding sequence ATGAAATCAAACTCAGCAGGTCCCCGGTCGTTGAAGCCGAAACAGGCAGTCGATCAGAGCGTGGAATCATTCCTTGCGACACTGGATCACCCACGTAAACCGGAAATTCTCGCTTTGCGTGAACTCATACTATCGGCCGATCCGAACATCCGCGAAGCCATCAAATGGAACGCGCCCAGCTTCTACACGACGGAGCACTTCGCCACCATGAACCTGCGCGCGAAGAATGGCCTGGGCCTCATCCTCCATTTCGGCGCGAAGAAGAATGCCATCTCGAAGACCGGAGTCCCCATCCCCGATCCGCACTCCCTTCTCGAATGGTTGGCGAAAGACCGTGCCCTGGTCACGTTCCGGGATCTCAAGGACCTGGACGCCAAAGGCGATGCCTTCACTAATCTCCTGCGGGAGTGGATCCGGCATCTCTAG
- a CDS encoding IS3 family transposase — MASGTKRRHYPRSHPSNSRAQTADRLLHQGGAAAPARKRTVDRAAAQSRNHHRRPKKSGRFVGTNLGHAGSGGSSLMEAATALALQVGTRPACVALGVPRATFYRRLAPFYGPRPAPTRPARGLSDVERETVLAQLNSPRFRDQSPAEVAATLLDEGQYLCSSRTMYRVLDEAGGTRERRDQLSHPTYQKPELLASGPNELWSWNITKLLGPAKWTYFYLYVVLDVFSRYVVGWMLAHRESAQLAKQLFEDTCRKQGIQPEQLTVHADRGSSMTSKPVAFLLSDLGITKTHSRPHVSNDNPYSESQFRTLKYRPGFPDRFGCIQDARAFAVDFFHWYNEEHHHSGISLLTPSVLHHGEAPQVIASRQTVLDAAYLVHPERFVKQAPKANPAPSQVWINKPSTSEDNTQ; from the coding sequence TTGGCGTCGGGAACGAAACGCAGGCATTACCCAAGGTCTCACCCCTCGAACTCGCGGGCCCAAACCGCGGATCGACTCCTCCACCAAGGAGGTGCAGCGGCTCCTGCGCGAAAACGAACGGTTGACCGAGCGGCTGCGCAAAGCCGAAATCATCATCGACGTCCAAAAAAAAGTGGCCGCTTTGTTGGGACGAACCTTGGCCACGCCGGATCCGGAGGATCTTCTCTGATGGAGGCCGCCACTGCACTTGCCTTGCAGGTAGGGACTCGGCCGGCCTGCGTGGCGCTGGGCGTGCCCCGCGCCACCTTCTATCGTCGCTTGGCGCCGTTCTACGGTCCGCGTCCGGCGCCTACCCGGCCCGCTCGTGGTCTGTCCGACGTCGAACGCGAAACGGTTTTAGCTCAACTCAACAGTCCACGCTTCCGGGACCAATCACCCGCCGAAGTGGCGGCCACATTGCTCGACGAGGGCCAGTATCTTTGCTCGTCGCGCACGATGTACCGTGTGCTGGACGAAGCCGGCGGAACCCGGGAACGCCGCGATCAGCTCAGCCACCCCACCTATCAGAAGCCGGAACTGCTCGCCTCGGGTCCCAATGAACTATGGAGCTGGAACATCACCAAGCTCCTCGGCCCAGCCAAGTGGACCTACTTCTACTTGTATGTTGTGCTGGATGTTTTCAGCCGCTATGTGGTGGGTTGGATGCTCGCCCATCGGGAAAGCGCGCAACTCGCGAAGCAGCTCTTCGAAGATACCTGCCGCAAGCAGGGCATCCAACCGGAGCAACTCACCGTGCATGCCGATCGCGGTTCCTCGATGACCTCAAAGCCGGTCGCGTTCCTGCTCAGCGACCTCGGCATCACCAAGACTCACAGCCGGCCTCATGTCTCCAACGACAACCCCTATTCGGAAAGCCAGTTCCGCACCTTGAAATACCGGCCAGGGTTCCCTGACCGCTTCGGGTGCATTCAGGATGCAAGAGCCTTCGCGGTGGATTTCTTTCACTGGTACAACGAGGAGCACCATCATTCCGGCATCAGTCTGCTGACTCCCTCGGTGCTCCACCACGGTGAGGCGCCGCAGGTCATCGCGAGCCGCCAAACCGTTCTCGACGCAGCCTACCTGGTTCACCCTGAACGATTCGTGAAACAAGCGCCCAAAGCCAATCCGGCCCCCAGCCAGGTCTGGATCAATAAGCCATCCACTTCAGAGGACAATACTCAGTAA
- a CDS encoding sensor histidine kinase: protein MGRSFSSRALVAVSSVLAFLLVGLAVLQYQWSGRISAADAQREREHLNSAAQLFASEFNGVVSQSVRFLQNEANTALRSGAPLTGTPKLIGELYYLNLQPQKPPEVLRLTAEGMFVPASRPEWLPAARCSLRGVEDPSTIFAPIFDIVSVEHKVPGEAQITKTIKWGMDRCFVARFDTKYVSETLFPSLIQKSFGGTAASEYDFAVVSLNRPDQRLYGGVLHADLRTVFPAMDVSLPIPLPPAAATGSPPRQRASVLIQRENHVFTSSLTSLRDTGLWELQIAHKGMPMAAAFERKRGWDLLVSLGVDVLLFAAVAFLVIAARRMQWLADQKMRFVAGVSHELRTPVSAIAMLSRNQADGLVTGPDKVKQYGELIHQQSRRLNEMVEQTLQLAGIHSGLRRPAKDEVDLRSLIEDSIGARREELTRGGFELEVDLASPTPPIVGDSKLLRTAFDNLLDNALKHAGGGRWIRVSAVHAPLEKEIRLSVEDRGDGIDPTDQTEIFEPFSRGRAAVEAQIPGSGLGLSLVRSAAEAHRGSVTLVSRPGRGSTFTLHLPL, encoded by the coding sequence ATGGGCAGATCCTTCAGCTCCCGAGCTCTCGTCGCGGTCAGTTCGGTACTTGCGTTCCTGCTGGTGGGGCTTGCGGTCCTGCAATACCAGTGGTCTGGCCGGATTTCCGCGGCCGATGCCCAGAGGGAACGAGAGCACCTGAATTCGGCTGCCCAGTTATTCGCCAGTGAGTTCAACGGCGTCGTCAGCCAGTCGGTCCGGTTTCTGCAAAACGAAGCCAACACGGCACTCCGATCGGGAGCTCCGCTGACAGGGACTCCGAAGCTGATCGGTGAATTGTACTACCTCAATCTGCAGCCCCAAAAACCGCCGGAGGTACTGCGCCTGACTGCGGAAGGAATGTTTGTCCCGGCCTCCCGGCCGGAATGGCTACCGGCCGCGCGATGTTCCCTCAGAGGAGTGGAAGATCCTTCGACGATCTTTGCGCCGATCTTCGACATAGTCTCCGTGGAGCACAAGGTCCCGGGCGAAGCGCAGATTACCAAGACCATCAAATGGGGCATGGACCGATGCTTCGTGGCGCGTTTCGACACGAAGTATGTGAGCGAGACACTGTTCCCGAGCCTGATTCAAAAGAGCTTCGGCGGTACTGCGGCGAGCGAATATGATTTCGCAGTGGTATCCCTCAACAGGCCGGATCAGCGCCTGTATGGGGGCGTGCTGCACGCTGACTTGCGGACGGTCTTTCCGGCCATGGATGTGAGCCTGCCAATTCCGTTGCCGCCTGCCGCGGCAACTGGCTCGCCTCCCCGCCAACGGGCCTCTGTCTTGATCCAACGTGAGAACCATGTGTTCACGAGTAGCTTGACTTCCCTGCGAGACACGGGACTGTGGGAGCTGCAGATCGCACACAAGGGCATGCCAATGGCCGCGGCGTTTGAGCGCAAACGCGGGTGGGATCTACTGGTCAGCCTCGGCGTGGATGTGCTGCTGTTTGCGGCTGTCGCCTTCCTTGTTATCGCTGCCCGGCGGATGCAATGGTTAGCCGACCAGAAGATGCGGTTTGTGGCCGGGGTTTCACATGAACTCAGGACTCCGGTGTCGGCCATTGCGATGCTGTCGCGGAACCAGGCCGATGGGCTGGTGACGGGACCAGACAAGGTGAAGCAATACGGCGAGCTGATCCATCAGCAGAGCAGGCGCCTGAATGAGATGGTGGAACAGACGCTGCAACTGGCAGGGATTCACTCCGGGTTGCGCAGGCCCGCCAAGGATGAGGTTGATCTGCGGAGCCTGATTGAGGATTCGATTGGCGCGCGGCGCGAAGAGTTGACGCGCGGCGGGTTTGAGTTGGAGGTTGATCTTGCCTCCCCAACGCCCCCGATCGTAGGGGATTCGAAGTTGCTGCGCACCGCGTTCGACAACCTGCTGGACAATGCGCTGAAGCATGCCGGCGGGGGCCGGTGGATCAGAGTGAGCGCGGTGCATGCTCCGCTGGAGAAGGAGATCCGCCTCAGCGTGGAGGATCGGGGCGACGGCATTGATCCGACAGACCAAACCGAGATCTTTGAGCCGTTCAGCCGGGGACGGGCCGCCGTCGAGGCGCAGATTCCCGGTTCCGGCCTTGGGCTGAGCCTGGTTCGCAGCGCAGCCGAGGCGCATAGAGGAAGTGTGACATTGGTGAGCAGGCCCGGCCGTGGCAGCACCTTCACGCTGCATCTGCCGCTATGA
- a CDS encoding SDR family NAD(P)-dependent oxidoreductase produces the protein MNPTSKGIAVVTGASAGIGAVYAERLAQRGYDLLLVARNVERLEKLAGAIAWSTGRKVEILGADLSDAADLAKVEQRLREDQQVTMLVNNAGVGATAPLLNSDIGAMAQMISLNIEVLTRLTYAAVPGLVARGSGTIINIASIAAIAPEILNGVYGGSKAFVLAFSQSLQHELADKGIRVQVVLPGATATNFWSTAGTPVEHLPQEIVMPVEAMVDAALAGLDQGEFATIPALPDAEQWTAYETARIAMMPNLSRTAPADRYGSVSSRA, from the coding sequence ATGAATCCGACATCTAAAGGCATCGCGGTAGTCACCGGAGCCTCTGCCGGAATCGGCGCAGTTTACGCGGAGCGTTTGGCTCAGCGCGGCTATGACCTGCTGCTGGTGGCCCGGAATGTTGAGCGGCTGGAAAAGCTGGCCGGGGCGATTGCCTGGTCCACAGGACGAAAGGTGGAGATCCTGGGCGCGGACCTGAGCGATGCGGCCGATCTGGCTAAGGTCGAGCAGAGGCTGCGCGAGGACCAGCAGGTGACCATGCTGGTGAACAACGCGGGCGTGGGCGCAACGGCTCCGCTGCTGAATTCGGACATCGGAGCGATGGCGCAGATGATCAGCCTGAATATTGAAGTTCTGACGCGCCTGACCTATGCTGCGGTGCCTGGACTGGTGGCACGCGGGTCCGGAACGATTATCAACATCGCGTCGATTGCAGCCATAGCTCCGGAGATCCTGAATGGGGTGTACGGAGGGTCGAAAGCCTTCGTTCTCGCCTTCAGCCAGTCGTTGCAGCATGAACTGGCGGACAAGGGAATCCGGGTTCAGGTAGTGTTGCCTGGTGCGACGGCTACAAATTTCTGGAGCACGGCCGGCACGCCGGTGGAGCATTTGCCGCAGGAGATCGTGATGCCGGTGGAGGCGATGGTGGACGCGGCCTTGGCGGGGTTGGATCAGGGCGAATTCGCGACGATCCCGGCGCTGCCGGATGCGGAGCAGTGGACAGCGTATGAAACCGCGAGGATAGCAATGATGCCGAATCTCTCGCGGACGGCGCCCGCCGACCGTTATGGAAGCGTCTCTTCGAGGGCCTGA
- a CDS encoding VOC family protein, whose amino-acid sequence MRLQSAMLYVKSLPEMEKFYSGVLSLSPLAESRGDSWLEFDTGSTTFALHAIPAHIADQIDITSPPELREETPFKLLLEADDLEAELTRLRTLGVYLVQRPWGTWDGVDPEGNIFGIVPSRPKP is encoded by the coding sequence ATGCGCCTGCAATCCGCGATGCTCTACGTGAAATCCCTGCCGGAAATGGAGAAGTTCTACAGCGGGGTCCTGAGCTTGTCCCCGCTGGCCGAGTCTCGAGGGGACTCCTGGCTGGAGTTTGACACCGGCTCGACGACGTTCGCCCTGCACGCCATCCCCGCCCACATCGCGGATCAGATCGACATCACCTCACCGCCTGAATTGCGCGAAGAGACGCCATTCAAGCTTCTGCTGGAAGCTGACGACCTCGAGGCCGAACTCACCCGCCTGCGAACGTTGGGCGTGTATCTGGTCCAGCGGCCGTGGGGGACCTGGGACGGAGTCGATCCGGAGGGCAACATCTTCGGAATCGTCCCGTCCCGCCCCAAGCCCTGA
- a CDS encoding ThuA domain-containing protein — protein sequence MKKSVLGLVLTGLFAWVVPATAAPPIRVMLLDGEQGGPYHAWQETTPYLKKMLGDAGIFSVDVVTAPPKGADFSTFKPEWSKYKVIVSNYDVPDERWPDSLKASFEEYIRNGGGLVSVHAADNAFPNWKEYNLMIGVGGWRGRNEKSGPHFYYENGKLVSDPAPGPAGQHGARLAYKVVNQVTDHPITKGLPKEWLHVPDELYANMRGPGENMTVLATAWSDPSNRGTNHHEPILMVLSYGKGRIFHTVMGHDLAALNCVGFIATYQRGTEWAATGKVKQKVPADFPTADKSSTRADYAPPAGWTSPGGRPRPAAAPAK from the coding sequence ATGAAGAAGAGTGTTTTGGGCCTGGTGTTGACGGGCCTCTTCGCATGGGTAGTGCCGGCGACCGCCGCCCCGCCCATCCGCGTCATGCTGTTGGATGGCGAACAAGGTGGGCCCTATCATGCCTGGCAGGAGACCACACCTTACCTGAAGAAGATGCTGGGCGATGCAGGCATTTTCAGCGTGGACGTTGTGACCGCTCCGCCAAAGGGTGCGGATTTCAGCACGTTCAAGCCGGAATGGAGCAAGTACAAGGTCATCGTGTCGAACTACGATGTGCCGGACGAGCGCTGGCCGGACAGCTTGAAGGCGTCGTTCGAAGAGTACATCCGGAACGGCGGAGGACTGGTGTCGGTGCATGCCGCTGACAATGCATTTCCGAACTGGAAAGAGTACAACCTAATGATCGGCGTGGGCGGCTGGCGCGGGCGGAATGAGAAGTCCGGGCCGCACTTCTATTACGAGAACGGGAAGCTGGTATCGGATCCCGCTCCGGGGCCAGCGGGACAGCATGGCGCGCGGCTCGCCTATAAGGTGGTCAATCAGGTCACCGATCACCCGATCACGAAAGGCTTGCCCAAGGAATGGCTGCACGTGCCGGACGAACTGTATGCGAATATGCGCGGTCCGGGCGAGAACATGACGGTTCTGGCAACGGCGTGGTCGGATCCTTCAAACCGTGGCACCAATCATCACGAGCCGATTCTGATGGTGCTGAGCTACGGGAAGGGCCGCATTTTCCATACGGTCATGGGCCATGACCTGGCCGCGCTGAATTGCGTAGGCTTTATCGCCACCTATCAGCGGGGGACGGAATGGGCGGCGACGGGCAAGGTCAAACAGAAGGTCCCGGCGGATTTTCCGACCGCGGACAAGTCGAGCACGCGCGCGGATTACGCTCCGCCGGCAGGTTGGACATCGCCGGGCGGGCGTCCGCGTCCCGCGGCCGCTCCGGCCAAGTAA